A window from Meiothermus sp. Pnk-1 encodes these proteins:
- a CDS encoding DUF4277 domain-containing protein, with translation MEPTPALQVYDLAHLGLVAGIMDRIGLVGVVDQKVGPRPQEKV, from the coding sequence GTGGAACCCACACCCGCGCTCCAGGTTTACGACCTGGCCCATCTGGGCCTGGTGGCCGGCATCATGGACCGCATCGGCTTGGTGGGGGTGGTGGATCAGAAGGTGGGGCCCAGGCCACAGGAGAAGGT
- a CDS encoding LacI family DNA-binding transcriptional regulator, producing the protein MSEKRRVTQKDVALRAGVSQAIVSTVLTGREGKIRINEETRQRVLQAMRELGYVPNIAAQNLAGGMSRILGVFTYESVFPTSRKDFYYPFLEGIEEEAARAGFDLLLHTRTVGKGNRRSIYQGGSNRLLIADGTLLLGFMDTAHREELAQVIAEGHPCVFIGRREIPGGNLSYVSADYAAATRQLVEYLLELGHRKFVYLAEPNQQESALDRRLGYQQTGVGSVVVLEPAEFTLAQFKRLLRAEITAFVLENDRFARKLQSFVARLGLEVPRDLSYVVLGDPLGEESGVPEWTSFEIPRQEMGREAVRLLVSHLLGRIGFPKYVSLPCTLRPGNSTGPVLQRNQVR; encoded by the coding sequence ATGTCCGAGAAGCGCCGTGTCACCCAGAAAGATGTTGCCCTGCGAGCGGGGGTTTCACAAGCCATTGTCTCCACGGTATTGACTGGCCGTGAGGGCAAGATCCGCATCAATGAAGAAACTCGTCAGCGCGTGCTGCAGGCCATGCGTGAGCTGGGCTACGTACCCAATATCGCCGCTCAGAACCTGGCCGGGGGCATGAGCCGAATCCTGGGGGTATTTACCTATGAGTCGGTGTTTCCTACCAGTCGCAAGGATTTCTACTACCCCTTCCTGGAGGGCATCGAAGAGGAGGCGGCGCGAGCTGGATTCGATCTCTTGCTGCACACCCGCACAGTAGGTAAGGGCAACCGCCGAAGCATCTACCAAGGCGGAAGCAATCGGCTCCTGATCGCCGACGGCACGCTGCTGTTGGGTTTCATGGACACTGCGCACCGCGAGGAGCTAGCGCAAGTTATTGCTGAGGGCCACCCCTGCGTGTTCATTGGCCGTCGCGAGATTCCTGGCGGGAACCTTTCGTACGTCAGCGCCGACTATGCCGCTGCCACCCGCCAGCTCGTCGAGTATCTCCTGGAATTAGGCCACCGCAAGTTTGTTTACCTGGCTGAGCCCAACCAGCAAGAATCAGCCCTTGACCGACGCCTAGGTTACCAGCAAACCGGGGTGGGCAGCGTGGTGGTCCTCGAGCCTGCCGAATTCACCCTAGCCCAGTTCAAACGCCTTCTGCGCGCTGAAATCACCGCTTTCGTGTTGGAGAACGACCGCTTCGCCCGCAAGCTACAAAGCTTCGTGGCCAGGCTAGGCCTGGAAGTTCCTCGGGATCTCTCCTACGTGGTACTGGGTGATCCCCTCGGTGAGGAGAGCGGCGTCCCGGAATGGACCTCTTTTGAAATACCACGCCAGGAAATGGGGCGCGAGGCGGTGCGCCTTCTGGTGAGTCATCTGCTAGGGCGGATAGGCTTCCCAAAGTACGTGTCGTTGCCTTGCACCCTGCGACCGGGCAACAGTACTGGCCCAGTGCTCCAGCGTAATCAGGTGAGATAG
- a CDS encoding FAD-dependent oxidoreductase, with protein MERRCDVLIIGGGLGGIAAALSALRLGKTVIMTEETDWIGGQLTSQAVPPDEGLWIEELGCTATYRQFREGVRNFYRRHYPLRPESKADPRLNPGAGNVSLLCHEPRVALAVLEAMLAPYRADRQLEIWLNTRPVQVYTEGDRVLAVAVEDICFGERRILLAPYILDATETGELLELGRVEYVVGAEGQGETGEPHALPEANPLNQQAVSWCFAMDYVEGEDFTIPKPAQYDFWRNYQAPFWPGKQLSWTLCHPITHQAVYRDLFSDPVEIPHKGDLWHFRRIFAKRHYPEGRYRSDVTLVNWPQNDYWLGPIIGVSQEEQQRHLEGARQLSLSLLYWMQTEAPRHDGGTGYPGLRLRGDVTGTEPGHGLAKAVYVRESRRIKAEFTVLEQHVGVEARGKLRGAELFHDTVGIGQYRIDLHPSTGGRNYVDIASWPFQIPLGALIPVRVQNLLPACKNLGVTHITNGCYRLHPVEWNIGEAAGALAAYCLDHSYTPSQVRNTPALLADFQRLITQMGFELFWPEPQRLTPSPSY; from the coding sequence ATGGAGCGACGCTGCGACGTACTCATCATCGGCGGCGGGCTGGGCGGGATCGCCGCGGCCCTCTCGGCGCTGCGCCTGGGCAAGACGGTGATCATGACCGAGGAGACCGACTGGATCGGCGGTCAACTCACCAGCCAGGCCGTGCCCCCCGACGAGGGGCTGTGGATCGAGGAGCTGGGCTGTACGGCCACCTACCGGCAATTCCGCGAGGGGGTGCGCAACTTCTACCGCCGCCATTACCCCCTGCGGCCCGAATCCAAGGCCGATCCGCGCCTGAATCCCGGAGCAGGGAACGTGAGCCTGTTGTGCCACGAACCGCGAGTAGCGCTAGCTGTACTTGAAGCGATGCTGGCCCCCTATCGGGCCGACCGGCAGTTGGAGATCTGGCTTAACACCCGCCCGGTTCAGGTTTACACTGAGGGAGACCGGGTACTAGCGGTAGCGGTAGAGGACATCTGCTTTGGGGAGCGTCGAATCTTGCTGGCTCCTTACATCCTTGATGCCACCGAGACCGGCGAGCTGTTGGAGCTGGGGAGGGTCGAGTACGTGGTCGGAGCGGAGGGCCAAGGCGAGACCGGTGAGCCCCACGCCCTGCCCGAAGCCAACCCCTTGAACCAGCAGGCGGTGAGCTGGTGCTTCGCCATGGATTATGTCGAAGGCGAGGACTTCACCATCCCCAAACCCGCCCAATACGATTTCTGGCGCAACTACCAGGCTCCCTTTTGGCCGGGAAAGCAACTTTCCTGGACGCTGTGTCATCCCATCACTCACCAGGCGGTCTACCGCGACCTTTTCTCCGACCCGGTGGAGATCCCTCATAAGGGCGACCTCTGGCACTTCCGCCGCATCTTCGCCAAACGCCACTACCCTGAAGGTCGCTATAGAAGCGACGTAACCCTGGTCAATTGGCCCCAGAACGACTACTGGCTGGGTCCGATTATTGGGGTGAGCCAAGAGGAACAACAGCGGCACCTCGAGGGGGCGCGCCAGCTTAGCCTATCGCTGCTGTACTGGATGCAAACCGAGGCCCCACGACACGACGGGGGAACGGGCTACCCCGGATTGCGGCTGCGCGGGGACGTCACCGGCACTGAGCCCGGCCACGGCCTGGCCAAGGCGGTCTACGTGCGGGAGAGTCGAAGGATCAAAGCCGAGTTCACCGTGCTCGAGCAGCACGTCGGGGTGGAAGCACGGGGCAAGCTGCGAGGAGCGGAGCTCTTCCATGACACGGTAGGTATCGGCCAGTACCGTATCGACCTCCACCCTTCCACCGGCGGCCGTAACTACGTCGATATCGCCAGCTGGCCCTTCCAAATCCCCCTGGGAGCGCTGATTCCGGTGCGGGTACAGAACCTATTGCCGGCCTGTAAGAACCTGGGGGTTACCCACATCACCAACGGTTGCTACCGGCTGCATCCGGTAGAGTGGAATATTGGGGAAGCTGCCGGGGCTTTGGCCGCCTACTGCCTGGATCACAGCTACACCCCCAGCCAGGTACGCAACACCCCGGCGCTGTTGGCTGATTTCCAGCGACTAATCACTCAGATGGGCTTTGAACTCTTCTGGCCTGAACCCCAGCGCCTTACTCCCAGCCCCAGCTACTAA
- a CDS encoding carbohydrate ABC transporter permease: protein MRANPYWNALLVAFLVMVSVPFVVPIAWMFLSSLKSGAEIFSSPFQLDFAKLSLDNFREIFARYPFVRQYLNSLYILAIVIPLTALLSALAGYAFARLRFWGREALFILTLGAMMIPNELTAVPQFILFKNLGAINTHLPVILLQVFSATGALAVFLMRQHFITLPKELEEAGRIDGLSYWGVFWHIMLPLSRPALVTVAIFAMLNSWNDYFNPLIYLNSEAKLTLPLALQRFTDPLGGVFWNLTLAGGTLVAIPVLLLFWLAQRQFVESLANSGTKG from the coding sequence ATGAGAGCTAACCCCTACTGGAACGCCTTGCTGGTGGCCTTCTTGGTGATGGTCTCGGTGCCTTTTGTGGTGCCGATCGCCTGGATGTTCCTCAGCTCGCTCAAGAGCGGCGCCGAAATCTTCAGTAGCCCCTTCCAACTCGACTTTGCCAAGCTCTCCCTCGACAACTTCAGGGAGATCTTCGCCAGGTACCCCTTTGTCCGCCAATACCTAAACAGCCTGTACATCCTGGCCATCGTGATCCCGCTGACCGCTCTGCTCTCGGCCTTGGCTGGTTACGCCTTTGCCCGGCTGCGTTTTTGGGGTCGGGAAGCGCTATTTATCCTAACCCTGGGGGCCATGATGATCCCCAACGAACTCACTGCGGTACCCCAGTTCATCCTGTTCAAAAACCTGGGCGCCATCAATACCCATCTACCCGTGATCCTCTTGCAAGTCTTCAGCGCCACCGGTGCCCTGGCTGTCTTCCTGATGCGCCAGCACTTCATCACCCTGCCCAAAGAACTCGAGGAGGCTGGGCGAATAGACGGCCTGAGCTACTGGGGAGTGTTTTGGCACATCATGCTACCGCTAAGCCGCCCAGCCTTGGTAACGGTAGCCATCTTCGCCATGCTCAACAGTTGGAACGACTACTTCAACCCACTCATCTACCTCAACTCCGAAGCGAAGTTGACTCTGCCGCTGGCCCTCCAGCGCTTCACCGATCCGCTGGGCGGGGTGTTCTGGAACCTGACCCTGGCCGGCGGCACCCTGGTGGCCATTCCTGTCCTGCTGCTGTTCTGGCTGGCGCAGCGACAGTTTGTCGAGAGCCTGGCCAACAGCGGCACGAAGGGATAA
- a CDS encoding carbohydrate ABC transporter permease, with the protein MLRRQEQLTGLFFTLPYALGMLVLVILPLLAVWVISGTSWSLLDEPRWIGLKNYQRLLQDPDFYHSLRVTTLFTVGILVLNISSALGLAVLLNQKLRGIGIFRTIIFSPVVMPVVAWALVWKFLLQPEGPINQILASAGVQGPNWLFEPSLALWLLIVIEVIKAVGLNTVIFLSALQGVPKEMHEAAMLDGTAAVQAFFRITLPLISPTVFLVFIVTLIGALKLFTPVFVLTGGGPAGATTTLILFMYKQGFSFFEFGYASAVAVVLFVVVLGLTVLQWNLRRRLVFYES; encoded by the coding sequence ATGCTGCGACGGCAGGAACAACTTACCGGGCTATTCTTCACCCTGCCCTACGCCCTGGGGATGCTGGTCCTGGTCATCCTGCCGCTGCTGGCGGTGTGGGTGATCTCTGGGACCAGCTGGTCGCTGCTGGACGAGCCCCGCTGGATAGGATTGAAGAACTACCAGCGGCTTCTCCAGGACCCCGACTTCTATCACTCGCTGAGGGTCACCACGCTCTTCACTGTGGGCATTCTCGTGCTCAACATCTCCAGTGCATTGGGCTTGGCCGTGCTGCTCAACCAAAAGCTGCGTGGCATCGGCATCTTCCGTACCATTATCTTCTCCCCCGTGGTGATGCCGGTGGTGGCCTGGGCACTGGTCTGGAAGTTCTTGCTACAACCCGAGGGACCGATCAATCAAATTCTGGCTTCCGCAGGAGTGCAGGGGCCCAACTGGCTCTTCGAACCGTCCTTGGCCCTTTGGCTTTTGATAGTGATCGAGGTAATCAAAGCGGTGGGGCTGAACACGGTAATCTTCCTGAGCGCCCTACAGGGAGTGCCCAAGGAAATGCACGAAGCGGCCATGCTCGACGGCACTGCCGCTGTGCAGGCTTTTTTTCGCATCACGCTACCGCTCATCTCCCCCACCGTGTTTTTGGTGTTTATCGTGACCCTGATCGGGGCCTTGAAGCTCTTCACCCCGGTGTTTGTGCTCACCGGGGGCGGCCCTGCCGGGGCCACCACCACCTTGATCCTCTTCATGTATAAGCAGGGCTTCAGCTTCTTCGAGTTTGGCTACGCCTCAGCGGTGGCGGTGGTGCTCTTCGTAGTGGTGCTGGGGCTCACGGTCCTTCAGTGGAACCTGCGCAGGCGGTTGGTGTTCTATGAGAGCTAA
- a CDS encoding ABC transporter substrate-binding protein, which translates to MKQTFLMLVVLLALGSASAQQKISLRFSTWAGGDGLALLQQLAREYSDSSPRVNVTVEVTPFADYPRKVAIQVASGDAPDVGWLAERDVPAFLANNALVDLRASLYADSTFDAADFPPSTLSLWRKGGGIYGVPFSNSPQVLFYNKDLFAKAGVADPMTQYAKGSWDYAAFQKAADTIKEKTGAFGARIMRLDPKAWSSGTLAVLWSYGGGVYDDKFRCALDSEGSLRGFTLMHEMMFKSGSMPRLGDQTTFETGRLGMYMDNVSYSAQLRTVGFKWGIAPMPKGPNGRITQLGQAGYVVFAKSRYPKEATEFLAFLASKDVMARTARFFPPPRKSVLANPAYLSSNPLIPAESLRVALVNQISSARVFLAPTNWLRANDVITSGLDRLYQPNADIKAVLGDICRQVDALQ; encoded by the coding sequence ATGAAGCAAACGTTTTTGATGCTGGTGGTTCTTTTGGCCCTGGGCTCTGCTTCAGCTCAGCAAAAGATCAGTCTGCGCTTTTCTACCTGGGCAGGAGGTGACGGGCTGGCCCTCTTACAGCAGCTGGCCAGAGAGTACAGCGACAGCAGTCCACGGGTGAACGTCACCGTCGAAGTCACTCCCTTTGCCGATTACCCCCGCAAAGTAGCGATCCAAGTGGCCTCCGGCGACGCCCCGGATGTAGGTTGGTTGGCCGAGCGAGACGTTCCCGCCTTTCTGGCCAACAATGCCCTGGTAGACCTGAGGGCCAGCCTCTATGCCGATAGCACCTTTGACGCGGCCGATTTCCCACCCAGCACCCTCAGCCTTTGGCGTAAGGGCGGTGGAATCTATGGAGTGCCCTTCTCCAACTCCCCGCAAGTCCTGTTTTACAATAAGGACCTCTTCGCCAAAGCAGGGGTGGCCGACCCAATGACCCAGTACGCCAAGGGATCCTGGGATTATGCCGCTTTTCAGAAAGCCGCCGACACCATAAAAGAGAAGACCGGGGCCTTCGGGGCTCGCATCATGCGCCTCGATCCCAAAGCCTGGTCGAGCGGCACCCTGGCGGTGCTGTGGTCATATGGCGGAGGGGTCTACGATGACAAGTTCAGATGCGCCCTAGACAGTGAGGGCAGCCTGCGGGGCTTCACTCTCATGCACGAGATGATGTTCAAGAGCGGCAGCATGCCCCGCCTCGGCGACCAGACTACCTTTGAGACCGGTCGCCTGGGCATGTACATGGACAATGTGAGCTACTCCGCCCAGTTGCGCACCGTCGGCTTCAAGTGGGGCATCGCTCCCATGCCCAAGGGACCCAATGGACGCATTACCCAGCTCGGGCAGGCGGGCTACGTGGTCTTCGCCAAGTCCCGCTACCCCAAGGAGGCGACTGAGTTCCTGGCCTTCCTGGCCTCCAAGGACGTGATGGCCCGTACTGCCCGCTTCTTCCCCCCGCCCCGCAAGAGCGTTCTGGCTAACCCGGCTTACCTGAGCAGCAACCCGCTTATTCCGGCAGAGAGCTTGAGAGTTGCTTTAGTAAACCAGATCTCCTCGGCCAGGGTTTTCCTTGCCCCCACCAACTGGCTGCGGGCCAATGACGTCATCACCTCCGGACTCGATCGCCTATATCAGCCCAACGCCGACATCAAGGCCGTCCTCGGCGACATTTGCCGCCAGGTGGACGCCCTCCAGTAA
- a CDS encoding Xaa-Pro peptidase family protein, with product MGHGLGQRIHESPFLDVGEVATLEPGMVLSVEPGLYVPDLGGFRHSDTVLITPKGVELLTDYPRTHEALVIPLG from the coding sequence GTGGGTCACGGCCTAGGGCAGCGCATTCACGAAAGCCCCTTTCTCGACGTCGGGGAGGTAGCCACACTCGAGCCTGGGATGGTTTTGAGCGTCGAGCCCGGTCTCTACGTGCCGGACTTAGGGGGCTTCCGCCACTCGGATACAGTACTCATCACCCCAAAGGGAGTTGAACTGCTCACCGACTACCCCCGCACGCACGAGGCGCTGGTGATCCCGCTGGGATAA
- a CDS encoding Xaa-Pro peptidase family protein, with translation MINPISPDERAYRAQRAFEFAGPDLAGLVLFDDQFIQYYTGFVFIPTERPVALVITREGHRTLFVPRLEHEHALESAQVEEVSSYPEFPGEQHPLQLLGKLLGKLGLGRGLIGVDYDGYPPVMGYSGPALSELCAVRRVSTALDRQMALKSEHELFLIRESARWAEYAHRLLQRYTRPGLRESEVESRATQEATQALQAAMGPGFRSQNKWVSGAVALFRGQIGPTSALPHAISTNAAFKPGDNLVTGASAGVWGYLSELERTMFLGEPSPQQRRYSRHMLELQELALEQLRPGRACAEVDRIVRAYYEREGLIPYWRHHVVWVTA, from the coding sequence ATGATCAACCCCATCTCCCCTGACGAGCGCGCCTACCGGGCCCAGCGGGCTTTTGAATTCGCCGGACCAGACCTGGCAGGGCTGGTTCTCTTCGACGATCAGTTTATCCAGTACTACACCGGCTTTGTCTTTATCCCCACCGAGCGCCCCGTCGCTCTGGTCATCACCCGCGAGGGTCACCGGACACTTTTCGTTCCTCGCCTTGAACACGAGCACGCCCTCGAGAGCGCCCAGGTCGAAGAGGTAAGTTCTTATCCCGAGTTTCCGGGCGAGCAACACCCCCTGCAGCTCCTGGGCAAGCTCCTGGGGAAGCTGGGCCTTGGGCGCGGCCTCATCGGTGTGGACTACGACGGCTACCCCCCGGTCATGGGCTACAGCGGCCCTGCGCTAAGCGAGCTGTGTGCAGTCCGGCGGGTATCCACCGCACTGGACCGCCAGATGGCCCTGAAGTCCGAACACGAACTCTTCCTCATCCGAGAGAGCGCCCGCTGGGCAGAGTATGCCCACCGTTTGCTGCAACGATATACCCGCCCTGGTCTCAGGGAATCCGAGGTGGAGTCGAGGGCTACCCAAGAGGCCACCCAAGCCCTCCAGGCTGCGATGGGACCGGGGTTTCGCAGCCAGAACAAGTGGGTCAGTGGGGCGGTTGCGTTGTTCCGTGGCCAGATCGGCCCCACCAGCGCCCTGCCCCACGCCATCAGCACCAATGCGGCCTTCAAGCCCGGCGACAACCTGGTCACCGGGGCTAGTGCGGGGGTGTGGGGCTATCTGAGCGAGCTGGAGCGCACCATGTTTCTTGGTGAACCCTCTCCCCAGCAGCGACGCTACTCCCGCCACATGCTCGAGTTGCAGGAGCTGGCACTAGAGCAGTTGCGCCCCGGTAGAGCCTGCGCTGAGGTTGATCGCATCGTGCGGGCTTATTATGAACGGGAGGGCCTGATCCCCTACTGGCGACACCATGTGGTGTGGGTCACGGCCTAG
- a CDS encoding alpha/beta fold hydrolase has protein sequence MRIEVNGVQLVYDDSGGNKIPFVTLHGGPGMGSRKGDWTAFQPLTDTFRLISYDQRGNGESESREPYSHEQFVADLEALRQQLDLGKIILLGGSYGGFIALEYALRHQENLHALILRDTAASNKYRYTSKQRALKSGFPMDAERLDRLFDGRMTSDEDFRESFAMIQPLYTVQRDPVAEARRLAAIPFRYQTHNWAFSRNQPHYDLTSRLSEIRVPVLVTVGRHDWITPLEASQELHRLLPNSELVVFEHSGHSPHMEEQGRYLQVVRDFLERHLAAQPR, from the coding sequence ATGAGGATTGAAGTCAACGGGGTACAGCTGGTTTACGACGACTCAGGCGGCAACAAGATTCCCTTTGTCACCCTGCACGGCGGCCCCGGCATGGGTAGCCGCAAGGGGGACTGGACCGCCTTCCAACCCCTTACCGATACTTTCCGCCTCATCAGCTATGACCAGCGCGGCAACGGCGAGTCAGAGAGCCGCGAGCCCTATTCACACGAGCAGTTTGTGGCCGACCTCGAGGCCCTGCGCCAGCAACTGGACTTGGGCAAGATCATCCTGCTAGGAGGCTCGTACGGCGGTTTCATCGCCCTGGAATACGCTCTGCGCCACCAGGAGAACCTGCATGCCCTCATCTTGCGTGACACCGCTGCTAGCAACAAATACCGGTACACCAGCAAGCAGCGCGCCCTAAAGAGCGGCTTCCCGATGGATGCGGAGCGATTGGACCGGCTCTTCGACGGGCGGATGACCTCCGATGAGGACTTCCGCGAGAGCTTCGCCATGATCCAGCCGCTTTACACCGTCCAGCGCGACCCTGTAGCAGAAGCCCGGCGGCTGGCAGCCATCCCCTTCCGCTACCAGACCCACAACTGGGCCTTCAGCCGCAACCAGCCCCACTACGACCTCACCTCGAGGTTGTCCGAAATCAGGGTACCAGTCTTGGTGACGGTAGGTCGCCACGACTGGATTACCCCCCTCGAGGCCAGCCAGGAGTTGCACCGACTGCTCCCCAATAGCGAGCTGGTGGTCTTCGAGCACAGCGGCCACTCACCCCACATGGAGGAGCAAGGACGGTATTTACAGGTGGTGCGAGATTTCCTCGAGCGCCATCTGGCCGCGCAACCGCGATGA
- a CDS encoding dipeptidase gives MQKKRYSGYKSFQYLEPGVDYKPFKLAKELNRVPSRGVEVTPEQEERVKRIFQENLIISLHDHCFVAPENLADFFEFRRQGRDWTGYEGLSVSGLDCVFDNLMNGTAMITSRSGWKWDDIIYDLGMRLSDIAHQDMVVLATTTEDIVRAKQNGQIAFVVSLEGAAMIENELDRLDILYGLGVRCLGIAYSEGNQLGGGLREPNDGGLTVFGRKAVKRMNKLGIAIDISHSGDRTSMDTIELSEKPVFITHAGARALWNSNRLKPDEVIKACAEKGGVIGIEAAPHTTITQKNPRHSIESFMEHFEYCVDLVGIDHVAFGPDVLFGDHVGLHHTLSEALSIAASRGKLEYPQVEWVDGLENPAEAFPNIVRWLVKHGYSDEDIAKVVGGNVMRVLKEVWYR, from the coding sequence ATGCAGAAAAAACGCTACAGTGGATACAAATCCTTCCAGTACCTCGAACCTGGCGTCGATTACAAGCCTTTCAAGCTGGCTAAGGAGCTGAACCGGGTGCCGAGCCGAGGGGTGGAGGTTACTCCCGAGCAGGAAGAGCGAGTAAAACGTATCTTTCAAGAAAACCTCATCATCTCCCTGCACGACCACTGCTTCGTGGCCCCCGAGAACCTCGCCGATTTCTTCGAGTTCCGCCGCCAGGGCCGCGACTGGACCGGCTACGAGGGGTTGAGCGTCAGCGGCCTGGACTGCGTCTTTGACAACCTCATGAACGGCACCGCCATGATTACCTCGCGCTCGGGGTGGAAGTGGGACGACATCATCTACGATCTAGGCATGCGCCTGTCCGACATCGCGCACCAGGACATGGTGGTGCTGGCGACGACCACCGAGGACATCGTGCGAGCCAAGCAGAACGGTCAGATCGCCTTCGTGGTCTCGCTCGAGGGCGCGGCTATGATCGAGAACGAACTCGACCGACTGGACATCCTCTACGGCCTAGGGGTGCGCTGCTTAGGAATCGCCTACAGCGAGGGCAACCAGCTCGGCGGGGGCCTGCGCGAGCCCAACGACGGCGGACTCACCGTCTTCGGTCGCAAGGCGGTTAAGCGCATGAACAAGCTAGGCATCGCCATCGACATCTCCCACTCCGGCGACCGCACCTCCATGGACACCATCGAACTCAGCGAGAAGCCGGTCTTCATCACCCACGCCGGAGCCCGGGCTTTGTGGAACTCCAACCGCCTCAAGCCCGACGAGGTGATCAAAGCCTGTGCCGAGAAGGGCGGAGTCATTGGCATCGAGGCCGCCCCCCACACTACCATCACCCAAAAGAACCCCCGTCACTCCATCGAGAGCTTCATGGAACACTTCGAGTACTGCGTGGACTTGGTGGGCATCGACCACGTAGCCTTCGGCCCGGACGTGCTCTTTGGCGACCACGTGGGCCTGCACCACACCCTCTCGGAGGCATTGTCCATCGCGGCCAGCCGGGGGAAGCTCGAGTACCCCCAGGTAGAGTGGGTGGACGGCCTGGAGAACCCCGCCGAAGCCTTCCCCAACATCGTGCGCTGGCTGGTCAAACACGGCTACAGCGACGAGGATATCGCCAAGGTGGTGGGAGGCAATGTCATGCGGGTGCTGAAGGAAGTCTGGTACCGCTAG
- a CDS encoding ABC transporter permease: MNSSAPSSAAPTRPQSRLWLRVRRNPVGLAAFLMICLLTLLVVLGPVFYRVAPDTTDPLNILAASNPAHPLGTDELGRDMLSRLLYGGRISLAVGLLSMLVGLTIGTLAGGVAGYFKGWTETVVMRLVDVFMSIPSFFLVLVIVTAFGNHPLTVVVTVGVGFWAQMARVVYAEFTKYRGREFVEAMHALGASHPRIMFRHIFPQVLPQAIVLATLGVGWAILTEAALSYLGLGIQPPLASWGNMLQNAQAYLYSNPMLAIWPGLFIAVTVLAFNVLGNALRDVLDPRN; this comes from the coding sequence ATGAATAGCTCCGCGCCGAGCTCTGCCGCCCCAACCCGACCCCAGAGCCGCTTGTGGTTGCGGGTTCGCCGCAACCCGGTGGGCCTGGCGGCCTTCCTGATGATCTGCCTGCTGACGCTGTTGGTGGTCCTCGGCCCGGTCTTCTACCGCGTGGCCCCCGACACCACCGACCCGCTCAACATCCTGGCCGCCTCGAACCCCGCCCACCCCCTGGGCACCGACGAGCTGGGGCGGGACATGCTCAGCCGCCTGCTCTACGGTGGTCGGATCTCGCTCGCAGTGGGCCTGCTTTCGATGCTGGTGGGCCTGACCATCGGCACGCTGGCCGGGGGGGTGGCGGGCTACTTCAAGGGCTGGACCGAGACCGTGGTGATGCGGCTGGTAGACGTGTTCATGTCGATCCCCAGCTTCTTCTTGGTGCTGGTGATCGTGACGGCCTTCGGCAACCACCCCCTGACCGTGGTGGTCACAGTGGGGGTGGGCTTCTGGGCTCAGATGGCCCGGGTGGTCTACGCCGAGTTCACCAAGTACCGCGGGCGGGAGTTCGTCGAGGCCATGCACGCCCTGGGGGCCTCGCACCCGCGCATCATGTTCCGCCACATCTTCCCCCAGGTGCTGCCGCAAGCCATCGTGTTGGCGACGCTGGGGGTGGGCTGGGCCATCCTTACCGAGGCCGCCCTCAGCTACCTGGGGCTGGGCATCCAGCCCCCCCTGGCCTCCTGGGGCAACATGCTGCAGAACGCCCAGGCCTACCTCTACTCCAACCCCATGCTGGCGATCTGGCCAGGGCTTTTCATCGCGGTGACGGTGCTGGCTTTCAATGTTTTAGGCAACGCGCTGCGGGATGTGCTCGACCCTCGGAATTAG